The window attgtagactcgcaagttcaagaggtagaggtTGAGCGATTGGAGATATTCCAAGGTATGATAAAACTAACCTTTCCTTCGTTTGGCATGATCCTACGATGtcatccaacaagcgagtaagcgagatttcatattactctactcttagaagtattaggagtacttcagtctttgatgttcatgtaccccgttcaTGAGTAATCCTTTttttcatgggtccagtcttatgtagccagttttGTGCATACAGTTCCTTCATGCATTACATttatcatatattatatatattgacCTGTGACTAGAAAGCGTTATATATGCACACATATTAGGCGTTATGCACGCGAATATTAAACATATAGAAAGTATTagaagagatataggcattatatacgcattactactatgatgatgatatggattatggccacagaggtgccaatatgatatgacgagatgccatagtggcttaaaggcgttatatacgcacacatacatcaggcgttatatacgcacttaTATAGATGCACGGTCATCATTGATAGGTacgagcatgcatattatgtgcccacagaggcattatcagttaggcagatttaggcagatactagttcatacaagtacatgcagtcagtcatttcagtttatgagttcagattttatccgtgattctcatgtatatttatgtatatgttgttcttatgcctttcgTACTCGGTACATTaaccgtactgactccccgttgctcggggggctgtgtttatgcacgcaggtacagggagactgATAGGTGGTCCAACTCAGTATGACCTCTAGATCTAgaagtggtcagtacgctccatttgatccggagctacagtcagttttggtatgtcccttttgagatgtgtatgcgtatgggtatgacggggccctatcccgtcctttctaaAGCTTTATTCGAGTAGAGGTCTGTAAATAGttatatgtagtagtcagatgatgcagccttgtcggcttccattcttttgtgtatagtatatgtagcagcctagctggcttgtactgttcttccgcatgttgtgtatatatgtatatgcatattttACAGAATTCTGATGTTTCCCTTTTAGGAGATTAAttcatgccatttatgggcctttgatgttcagaaTGTCTAAGATAAGTATTTagaggtgtttggtcgctagaggtcagactcttgtcatggctcatcgggttgggtcgtgacactatatcTCCCTAGAGCCCTCtaaaaccctccctctattttcTACAACAAAATCTATACaaagaaaccaagatcaaaagcaaagacTAAAAGATTCATGTACTAGGAAGCCTGTTAAGGTTTGGGAAAGTAAGGATTTCTTTGGTATGTAAGtggaggatttcattctaatggagtagagtgactcaaggattattcccaagtgattaaggtgagttttatatttatttcatattattgagagtattgaggggttgaaagacttggattatggaaaggAGTAGagtatggagtgcaaatatgaaaataatgatattcttgaatcatagttcttgatatgcaatgagtataatcttgctaaatagtattaaagatgttgCAGAGGCATTGTATGAGGACGGATACGATATGGTGCTATAGTTAGGGTTGTGAAGgagtttgatagggaatgttgaggatttaataacgtctagcttgatgaagctattgattaaaatattgtgggtgttgttattgatgttgggagttgcttATTACGTGGAAGAATTCATCcaataaaggagatgttacccaattttctttagctctagcttaagcttaagtatgttttcaattatctaattttagtacgaactctcttgaatgtagaaacgtgaatattggagggaagcgttcaaATGATAAAGTTAGcaaaacgtaaaggtatgtaagcctAGTCCCTTCTTtactaaggcatgattcctatgacatgacttcctttattattccatgaccttcttacattccgaaaaatatgagtcgatgtttataaagagcttcctatgagataaagataggagatatgtcatgagcatgataacgataatgatgagtatAAGCCTAGAGATctaaaagcttatgatatgacatTTCCACGAAGCTAATGTTCCTtgtacgattctttgatgttattcattgttgctagacccaccttgtaatgctagttccttcaaggtgaggcatgatgattatgattgctccataatggaatcggggttctcgaccttacgtcaccctgatagagttaCAGTTTGGCTTTATGTTCTTATGCATGGtttacgatatgtatatgatgacgagATTCCACCATACCTAGaaggccgggcatgtcaccgcgaaggcgggctgcatacgattccaccatgcctagatggccggggatgtcaccgctaatgcgggctgcttatgattacaccgtgcctagagggacagacatgacaccactagtgggtggcgtgcgattgttacccagacgcgggttaacgatgatggtatatgcgATACGTacgacatgtgttttcttttaaaggttaagcaggttatatcctcatctcatgttttataatctctttattatgttagtattattcatgccttgcatactcagtacatttatcgtactaacgtcctttcttttatggatgctgtgttcatgcccacaggtagatagagagGTGACCCAGGTTTATAGAAGCTGATCAGCggatttacaagagcactccattattccagaggtgctatttgtggaatattcttttgtgtatatatatttgggcacgatgggctcctgtcccgttcttatgtctagtactcttgtagaggctcgtagatacgtacttgtgggtagtagatgtcccaggATGATCATATTGTATATTTGTATCTTATTTTGATAGCCCGAGCGCCTTATGCATATGATTGTAgatatgttttggaagtgataaaGGTTCTTTATGGCTAGTTGTGTTGAGAATAATAAATGCATTTAAGataagtatgatgattagcatgagtagtgctcggtagtcagcttcgggtacccgtcatagcctcGTAGGCCGGTCGTGACATGAGTATCCCCATAAATTTCGATCGAGAATTGCAGTGAAATACAACACTCTAAGCTAAAACCTTTATAGAGGGAAacaagtaagcttgagtacgagcacaaggactgactaaggcattggaggaattatgacacccgataatggggcaatcgaaaagtaatagggagttataaagcaagatgagctaaggaaatGCAAGGAGAAGCCATGAAAGTAGACGAAGATAAGATtgcaagaaaaggattcaaggatattgcGTTGGTCAAAACAAGTTAGTGACAATGAACCCTCGTGAATTTCATGCCGCTAGTTATAGCAATTGCGAGagtatatgacatagaaccatacaaACAATCGTCATGATGAGATGcctaacagaatggtgcaagcaCGATGAATAGGATACTTCACTCTACAGCCCTCCAGACCGAAAGGAGGACAggccggctacaggtatatgagtcttttattggaaCTTCTTATGTGTGTACAACTATTGCAAGATACCATTGATAGTTGACAAATGGAAGTTTTGAAGGGACcgataaccaaagtacttatAGATAACTGCGGCTAAGAAGTTTTACCGCTACGAGGAATCTTAAAAATTTAGGAATGGAAAGCAGTTGTATGTGTTGATTGATGGCTTGTCATCGGGAGTTCCAAAGgctaaaatagcatttgcttcgtCGGAAGAGTAAGGAATCCTTTTATTCtagagggagatgcattacgagaatttatcAGAATCTATTAGAATTTCAACTTGTTCTAGGTTATGTGATAAAGGTCACGCAGTAGggggatgcgatcataccagcactaacatACAGGATCttattagcactccaaggttgAACGTGCTAGGGTGAgtgtaatactaggatgggtgacccccctgggaagtgtactaaaagtcttaCAAATTCAGATATAAgggacagatgagaagctagagtagcctaagggaaattggagtatgcggagtggttgcaaaccttaagaggtcgtgaAGCACGAGGAAGACTAGATTGGTGgcgagaaagaaagtgcatcacaactctagaattaggatgagttcgaatagtatttggaGATACTTTGTAAGTGAGGGGTTAGTAaccatatatatgtataggtatgatATCCTATATGTGACTGCACCAAATTGGTAtttgtgtcccagcaaccgatgCTACTATATACtaaaggcattaatcgaacagggtagagaagttcaagtgacaaatgcTATAAGGTAAGTTGATGCCATTTTCACTACATGTTagaattggaaagtcctaatgccatAACGCCaggaaaaggaagaaagtgagtatatagaaagtaaaaggATTAGAATGTCTTAAGTGTAAGGAACGAGGGAGAGTGAGGTTTCCAAGAAGGACGTCGGGCAAGGCAAGGGACTACTTGAATgagattcgaaggtaggcatgtgaaagggataaagtgtggtagtatgaaacaaaagatgaatgtgtagGGTTAGAGAACaggcttcgataagtgggactaaaggatagtaatcaccaATAGGGATggaaagtaagagaaagaatgattaggccttgcaatgatgctaagagatttccagctctcgagaggtatataaagggataaatgtgtagtcatattgacacggttgcctcggacacgGAGGAGCCTTCCTAAAAGATGGTTTTAGAATAGATTGGATTTGCgcatttaaaggaatatttcacgaacttcaggttcaatactataaaataacaagtgaaAAAGGGCGTTCGAGGAGGAAAGCAAGAAAGTTACACTAATGGGTTGGCCAAAAGGAAAGGAGAgaagaaaaagggaagaaaaggaaaattgagcaatcaccaaggacaagcgagaggataatgaactaacaaagctaaccggtaggtagtacatcaatgacatgggatgaggataagaaataccgagatttaattataaaggaaatagaaggatgtatgggaaatactcataagtatggactagccttggcggcaagaagaagaagaaagaagaggccatatttgcaaggatttcacgacacgaacaagaaatggcagaacactggaagaactacaacgcataggtgggacacaaataagtagtcaaggaaaatttcggataaatgagctaagtgaataaaaggattgatagtggaagagGAAGAGCATAacatattaactctcaatgatatattgtagacgtagagtgaaactggaaactcagagtaagaagaatttcagtgataacaGTTGTGAAGGAAGACGAAGGATAAAAAGAGCACAGTGTGACCAAACGTTCCatgaaatgttttgatggattccaatgtccccattaacccgttgattcgggaaatgtttagtcataaaaggtagaaatagaaaggccttaaagaaggcagcaagaatggatctgtaatgcataagtgcttcattcaaatgcaaagccgtcgattagcagaaaggaaaataaatcAAGTTATACGATGAGAGttccggtattataagagaccaaaggAGTTGGAGGGCATTGAGGATCGGcgcacttcttttttttttaggcaAAACCAATCAACCTGATGCTGTTGGATTTTATTAAAAAGTAATCAAAGATATTTACAGGACAAAATGAAAGAAAACTGAAAATAAACTATACTACTCTATCCTAGGAAATCAAAAAGTCTAAGCCTTGTTTGAATAGCCAAGTGTAACAATGAGAGAactgcaaacaagaacactccttctttggattgatgccattatcagtcacctcaagctctcaccaggtgctatggtatcTAATCTGACTGAAACTCTCTCAAGAAGAAGTGTGGTACGAAGTTCCTCGTAGTTACTGACTTATGCTGTACAATAACCTTAATCAATCTTACTCATGAGGTCATGTTGAATGTTTGTAACTGAATTAGGTAACTAAAGAGATCCTGTTAGTAGGATGAACATTtctgttaataccacacactaacaaGGATAACCTTAGTCATCCGACCAGGTCTACAACATCATACCAAGCTGTTATCATGAAACTTTACTTCCTTATGAAACTAAATCATGTGTCATCACTTGTTGGCTTGTATACAGAAATCAGATATATATGAGAGATTTAGTCTGGTTCTCTATTTTTGTAAATCTTGCTTCTGAAGTTAGGCATCATCATCTTATCACTATTGAGAATCTTCTTTGCACCTGCTGGCAATTCAGCAAATGAATGAAATTGAACTAtacctgcaaaataaaaaaccaagttagttaaaaaatctgcaagTGCATTGCCTTCCCTAAGGATATGAGCAAATTGCACTTGCCCCTTGTTCCTCTAAAACTTGATCTTACTAACTTCCATACTGATCTTCCATGGAATCTCCCATACTCCTTAAATGATGTTTATCATGGACAGAGAATCTGATTCAATCATTACAGGCACCAGATCATTTTTAATGCAGAACTCAATTCCATCCAATATAGCCACAGATTCTGCTGTGATATTTGTTGTATCAGCTATTCTTCTTGCCCCAGCATATATCAGGTTTCCAACATCATCTCTAATGCAGAAAGCAGCTGAACTCAAACCTGGATTACCCCTAGAGGCCCCATTTGTATTGTACTTAAACCAGCTAGCATCAGGACACTTCCATTGCACCATCTTATATCCTACTCTAGGCCTGTAATCCTCCAAAATTTTCACCATGTGAGGCCAATCATATGGAATATTTCTCATCCAAGGATATAATGTCTTCACTAGTTGTTGTACAATGTAGTTTATCTCATTTATCACCTTTATTTTATTCATCTTACCCCCATGCATGATAGTATTACTTCTCTTCCATAATTGCCAGCATATGAATGCTGGTGCAGCCTGCATAACTGACTTGAGTTTTGTAGGACCTTGCATATACCACCATTGCACTATTGTCTGATAAATCTGAATCCTAGGAACAATTATCCCCACAGCAGCATTATAATATTGCCATATTTCTGCTGCAAATTCACCTGTTAAGAATAGATGTAGAACTATCTCCTCCTGATGAGGGTTCAGACAACATCTACATCTAGATACAATACTAATATTCATTCTCTTTAGTACATCATCCACTGGTATTTtgaacttccacaatctccaaaGGAAGAATGATATTTTGAATGGAACTCCTTTGAACCACAATTTTGGAAAGTGAGCTGATGTTTGAGCCTTTTTCCTAAGCAAATTCAAAGCACTCCCTACAGTGAAATTTCCTGTAGTACTAGCCATCCACCAGGCTTTATCTTTCTCCTCTGAATGCTCCACTATACTCAACTCTTGTAGGATATGATCACACACATTAATTGGCAGCTTGTTATGCAATTTTTGTACATCCCAgccttctgcattcataaagtaTGATACTTCTTCAATGCTGGTGTCAATCTGAAATTCTGGAGGCATTGCTTGTTTGATTGAACAAAGTTTAGTCCAATTATCTTCCCATACATCACATGCTCCATTTCTAGGTTCCCACCATATCTATTGATCCACCTGATCACTTGCTTCTAACATTCTTTTCCACATTTGTGATCCATCTTTCCACTGCACTTCTGTAGGTTTCAtcttcttgcaatatttattccacatgaaggctgaccataatgtatttgatgttctaaatctccaccaTAATTTGGAAAAAAGGGCCTCAGATACATCATGTAGAGATCTGAATCCTAgtcctccttcttctttttgtAAACAAACCTTGTCCGAAGGGGACTAATGCCTGCTTTTACCTTCTTCTTCAGTATTCTAGTAAAAACTTGCAAAGATTTTATGAAGCtcattaattttatattttttgggAACAACAGCTGAAAGCATGTATATGGGAATACTCTAAAGCACACTATTGATAAGAACTGTTTTTCCACCAAAAGAGAGCAATTTTCCTTTCCAATTTTGCAGCTTCTTTTTCACCTTCTTGATAAGGTCATTGTAATATACATTTTTCCTCCTTGCATGAAATATAGGGGATCCCAAATACTTTAATGGAATCTGATCCCTTTTAAAGCCTGTAATTTGCTCCACCTATTGAGATAGTACACCAGGAATCTTGTGATACATATAAAAGGCACTTTTGTCTTTATTGTTCAGCTGACCTGAAATTGCCTCATAATCCTGCAGAATCTTCATACTTTTCTTCAATGACTCTCCTTCTACAGATGCAAATATTATAGATCTGCATAAGACAGATGATTGATATtttgactccatttaggcatgccaTAGCCCACATACTCAACATTGTCAAATTCTGCATTTAGAGCTCTTGATAACACCTCTGCTGATAAGATGAAAAGTCCAGGTGAAAGTGGATCACCTTGTTTGACACCCTTGGTTGAATGGAAAAATCCTTTGGCCTGACCATTGAAAAGGATGGAATACTAGTTATTTGCAATCAGCCTCCAAATCATGTCAATGAATTGACTAGCAAATCCCATTCCGCTGAGTACCTTTATCAAATATGACCAAGATACTCTATCATAGGCCTTTTCCATGTCCAATTTGATCACTACATTTGTTGgtttgcccctttttctgatGTCTGTCACTATTTCTTATGCAAAAACCACATTCTCAATAATGCTTCTCCCCTGTACAAAGCCTTCTTGATTAATAGATATCAACTCTGGTAGCACAGCTTCCAATCTATCATGAACCACTCTTGACATCACCTTGTTGATAAAATTACTTAAACTTATACTAATTAAGTCTGAGTAACTTTGAACCAACTCCTTCTTTGGTAGTAGAACAAGATTTGTATGAGTAACTGCCTTAGGAAGAGTATGACCCTGAAAGAAAGCCACCACCATCTTATATACATCCAAACTAATAATATCCCAACAAGTCTGATAGAAAATTCCAGGAAAACTATCAGGTCCACTAGCACTTGATCCACTATGGTTAAAAAAACTTTTTTGACTTCATCAACACTAGGTATTTGACACAGTAGATCATTTCTATTTTGATTAATCAAAACAAGAATATGTGACAATAAATTTTCTTCTCCAATTAAATCTTCTTGTGAAAACTGTTGTGTATAAAAGTGCACAGCCTCATCTGCCATTTGGTCCTCATCCTCAATCCATGAACCATCTGAATTTTGAATTCTTTTAATCTGCAGTTTCTTCCTTCTTCCCTTCAATAGATTATGGAAGAATCTAGTATTTTTGTCTCCATCTACAAACCATTCCAGGCCTGATTTTTGTCTCCAGTACTCTTCTTCATAATGCAAGTATCTTTTAGTCTCAACCTGAGCTTTCTGCATACCCATTCTATTTACTTGGCTTGGATTTTCTTCAAAAAACTCTTCCTTTAATCTCACTATTTCCTCCCTTATTATCAGCTGCTTGAAGATATCACCAAACACTTCCCTACTCGATTTGGATAACACCCCTTTCAACTTTTTCATCTTGCATTTGAAGTTTGTAAAAGGGTCCTCATGCTCCCGAGTGGACCAATTCAGGCTAACTGTATCCAGGAAAGATGCATGTTCTGTCCAAAATGATAGAAATTTAAAAGGCCTGAAATGATTCTGATGGTTGTCACCATAAGTACTCAAAAGTTCTTGCAAGATGTTCCGCTTCAATATTTCCAAAATTGTCAAGAAGAAGAGAATTCACCAACATCGTATCCAGTCTCTCAAAAATACATGTTTCATCTActcttccattccaccaagtgaaggGCCTTCTCTTAAACTTTACCTCTTCAAGTTCACAGGAATTTATGCAAAAAGCAAACTCTTCTATATCCTGAggttgaataggattaccccctaTCTTTTCGTCATCATTCAAAACCACGTTGAAGTCTCCTCCTATTAACCAGGTACAAGTCAATGTATTGGAAAGAGGATAGATATCCTCCCACAACTCTATACTTTCAGAAGCATTACATTTAGCATATACTAAAGTAGTAATAAGATGCTGATTCAAATCTTGTAAAAACAGCTTCAAAGTAATCTGCTGAGGGGAATCCATCAGAACTTCTACTTCTATATTATCAGCCACAAAGTACCAAATTTTACCATTACAGTTGGCATTAGCTAAGCACATGCCCAACCTTCTCCTATAATGGTTTATTGTCCTGACATGTTGAAATGGTTCCGTGAGAGCAATCAAAAAGAATTTGTGATGTCTATTTAACATTTGTAACCTATGAAAGGCTTTTTGTGTCTTCACTGACCTAATGTTCCAAATGAATGATTTTAACATCATTTAATATTAGATTTAGCAGCATTCCTCTTTGGTACCACCCTAAGTGGAATTTGCTTGTCAATAGCATTCTTCTTGCCTTTCTTCTGACCCTTATTGTTATACTTGCTATTAGGAGATATATCAGCCTGTTTAAGAATATTTTCCTTATTCTGCTTAATATTCTCCTCCTTGTCTTCTTTATGAAGATCTCTGACATCATCCTCTACTTCCATGACATCAATATTATGAGAGATCAGGTCATGTAGCTCTTTGATTGGGGAAGGATTTCTACAAAGTGTCACATGTTGGCTCTCAGTATGTGAAATCACCAGTGCCTTTTTTTAGGACAGATGATCTACTGGATCAGCATCTTACTCCACATCCATCTGCTCCTCCATCTTGTCACTTGTGGAAACTACAGCAGTTGCCTCTATTAATTGCACATTTTCCTGCACTTTTCCTTCTCTTTGCAAAGGATTATGAATTATCACTGAGGGAGAACCCTCGGTAGCCTCTTTTACTCCATCTAATCCTCTATCATCAACAGCCACATGTTCATCATGATCAGGATGAACATCTTATTTTTGAACATCCTCTTTGTCTGGAACCTCTACTTGCCTCAAACTTGTTCCCTTTTCTGTTGTATTGGTGCCACCAAGATTTCCTTCAGATGTTTCTTCCACACTGTCCTCTTTCATAGGGTCTCCATCAGTATTACCTTTCTCTCCATCTTCCTGTTGCCTTTCTCCTATATTCATTTCCTTTTCCTCCACCTTATCAGCCCATGAACTATGAATTTCTTCCTCTTGATCTGTCACCTTTTGAGTAGTTGTTTGTTGCATTATTCCTTGCTCATTATTAATGCCTGGCATAACTTCCTGTATTCTTTGCTGACCTTGTGTGGATCATTGAATAATGTCATCCACATTTGTTTGTTCCATGTCTGCATTATTCAGCCTAGTCTCCAACTGATTACTTTGACCATCCTTGTTGCCATTTGTATTTGAATTCTCCCCCTCAGTTTTGGATGTACTTGTACTTGGTATCTCACCTTCTTCCACAGTATTTAAAACATCAAATTTGTTTTGCACCACCACTTGTCCTTCTGAATCAGCATTATTCTTTGCATCAGCATTCTCAACCTTACTTTCATCCATCTTATCAGAAGTGTTAGTTTTTGGAACAAATTTCATCATATGGTAATTTCTACCATGATACCATCTGTGTGCCTCATGCTTGCCTTTATCCTGGACAATTTGTTCCTCTTGATTTCCTGTATTCTTCACCCCTTTATCTGAGCTTATAACATCAACTTCTGCTGTTTTCTTCAATTCAGGATGAAGGATTCTACACTCGTCTCTAGAGTGGACTTGAATCTTACATTCAGTACAATATTTTGGTAAGAAATCATATTGAATTTTGACTTTCATCTTCCTGATATCCTTTGTATCCTCATCCTGTATTTCCAACATCAGAAAGTTAGGTAACTCAGCAAGAAGATATACTTGGACCTTGACTctagcacaactaggtcgagtcttgtttatggttgcCATGTCCAACTGCAAAGGCCTTCCAATAGCAGAAGCCATAGTAAACAAAGATTCTTTGACAAAGAATGTAGGTAACAAGTTTGGAAAAGAAATCCACGCCATTGCCTGTGATGTTTCTTCATCCACTTTGAACTTAGAATCATATATAAGGGGCCTCATCTGATAAGTAAAGCCATCGTTAGCCTTAAAATAATATGCACCTTTGGACGTAAGATTGATAAATCTTCCATGAGTGAGCATCTGATCAAAACATATCTTGGCCTAAATAAACCAACCTTACAGTCTCCTTTTACGCCACATTGTGATGGTATAATGTTGCGTACGTCTTCCAAATCAGGCCATCCATGAGAAAACATTCCTATCACTGCATGTTGAAGGTCTTCCAATATCTCCATTCGTTTGATTTCAGCCTCGGTCCACTTCACCATTGTAATACCATCAATATACGTTAGATTCTTCCTAGGTATAGGCTCACATTTATGCTTTATTGTTGTTCAGACTTCCTCTCTACCCGTTAAGGTGTTAGCAAAGCTTTTTGAAGAAGTAGGGTTTGTAAAAGGGTTTATATTAGGGTTTGAAGAATTAGGGTTTGGTTGAGATGAAGATGAAGGGGGTAGGTTGAATTGAGGTAGAGGTGGAAATATGATTGAGGAGGTTAGAGGGAAAGGCTGGTCAGCCACCGACGACGGCTGACTAGTGGCCGAAGTGGCCATGATACGGCTAGGTTAGGGTTTGTAGTATTAGGATTTGCATGAAATTTTAGGAGAGAGAAGGGATTGGTGCActccaacattcgaggaagaatgtttttaaggggggaaggatgttacaccccgtatcttcgaagaagcacttatgaaatttgaaacataagtacgttgagttatggttaagtaaaacctcttttgaatataaggagcaagaattattaagtatatttaatgcgtgaaggatgtatataaggtataccggtaggttttataaggaaatgagtggaagaaattgagtagtacgactttggagaaaggatgggtaaagtttcgtgtgaaaattttggtccaacttgaggaaaggatatctcttagcatatgacgTGTtctgaagtgaaacaaaatcctaaaatgaagtttgtcgaatctagtttccaacgcaacaaaccgcttacCGATAGGACTTTGGAGTAGAGAACTATGGACGTTACAAGCTCGGCTGTCAAAGCcgaaacgcatgctacagtacttctataaagggtaataaccccccttttcatcagattttgccccaaaaattctagaaaaatagTTGAGGGTGTTAGAATAtgaaaaagtgagcaattttcaagtggtggaatattagtttaggcccggatagcgcgtggttgtgattgtagtcttgttttgcggtggacTTTGACGTGGATTCGAAGCGGATATcagagatattgctacttcaacaagagtaaggtaaggatctctttctatttacgctAATACCGGTTCAT is drawn from Lycium barbarum isolate Lr01 chromosome 8, ASM1917538v2, whole genome shotgun sequence and contains these coding sequences:
- the LOC132607810 gene encoding uncharacterized protein LOC132607810 — translated: MEKAYDRVSWSYLIKAKGFFHSTKGVKQGDPLSPGLFILSAEVLSRALNAEFDNVESIIFASVEGESLKKSMKILQDYEAISGFKRDQIPLKYLGSPIFHARRKNVYYNDLIKKVKKKLQNWKGKLLSFGGKTVLINSVL